The Thermodesulfovibrionia bacterium genome includes a window with the following:
- a CDS encoding type II toxin-antitoxin system HicB family antitoxin, with protein sequence MHKIVGYVERDTETGLYVGIVPGIPGAHTQAETLDELQTNLKEVVELCIEEMDAEAKSNLPEFVGLQQFEVAV encoded by the coding sequence ATGCATAAAATAGTTGGATATGTCGAGCGAGACACTGAAACAGGATTATACGTGGGAATTGTCCCGGGCATACCGGGCGCCCATACACAAGCTGAAACATTAGATGAACTACAGACAAATCTCAAAGAAGTAGTTGAATTATGCATAGAGGAAATGGACGCTGAAGCAAAGAGCAATTTACCGGAATTCGTTGGACTTCAGCAATTTGAGGTTGCCGTTTGA
- a CDS encoding GGDEF domain-containing protein, whose product MSKEKELNNIFQHFRKDLRGFIDISLQEDETSWNEWLSHIKRDIAIRCWEIKKCAKKDCPAFMNTCGRCWIIAGTMCGEDPHGQFAIKYGNCIKCNVYQQAVLTDPENEIYEHLIILVHSLRIKQQELKTMALHDILTGLHNRNYLDIYLEREKKKIKRYGGSLTLFMFDLNNFKNINDTYGHQHGDGVLKEFASILKMSIRDTDLLIRYGGDEFLIIKTESSGHENDIMLDRIRQNIANWNEEYGSENYSLSFSYGNAVYDQDKDIEQVIEKADAEMYKDKQKHQKPL is encoded by the coding sequence ATGAGCAAAGAGAAAGAGTTAAATAATATCTTCCAGCACTTCAGGAAAGACCTTCGCGGTTTTATAGATATTTCATTGCAGGAAGATGAGACTTCCTGGAACGAGTGGCTCTCTCATATAAAGCGGGATATTGCCATCAGATGCTGGGAGATAAAAAAGTGCGCTAAAAAAGATTGCCCGGCATTTATGAATACATGCGGCCGCTGCTGGATCATCGCAGGCACCATGTGCGGTGAAGACCCGCATGGCCAATTTGCCATTAAATACGGCAACTGCATTAAATGCAACGTGTATCAGCAAGCCGTGCTCACAGACCCTGAAAACGAGATCTATGAACACCTCATCATCCTTGTGCACAGTTTAAGGATCAAACAGCAGGAACTGAAGACCATGGCATTGCATGACATCCTCACAGGCCTTCATAACAGAAATTATCTGGATATATACCTTGAAAGAGAAAAGAAGAAGATCAAAAGGTATGGCGGAAGTTTAACACTCTTTATGTTCGACCTCAATAATTTTAAAAATATTAATGACACTTACGGGCATCAGCACGGAGATGGTGTCCTGAAAGAGTTTGCTTCGATCCTGAAAATGTCGATCAGAGACACTGACCTGCTGATACGTTACGGCGGGGATGAATTTCTTATAATCAAGACTGAATCATCAGGCCATGAAAATGATATCATGCTGGATCGCATCAGGCAGAATATCGCAAATTGGAACGAAGAGTACGGGAGCGAGAATTACAGCCTCTCTTTCAGTTACGGCAATGCTGTTTACGATCAAGACAAAGATATAGAACAGGTGATCGAAAAGGCGGACGCAGAGATGTACAAAGACAAACAGAAACATCAAAAGCCTTTGTAA
- a CDS encoding PhzF family phenazine biosynthesis protein — protein MKNPFYILDVFAQEKYSGNQLAVVRNAASISDAVMQKIAKEINFSETAFILSDDKRNGAYDVRIFTPAHEIPFAGHPVLGTAYVIQQEIIKECVDSLILNLKIGQITVTINYKDNSPETLWMRQIQPVFGEVIGAEVIAEVLGLDADDIDSRYPVQEVSTGLPFIITPLKGMKAVKKCSINKDKYLELINKTEAKAIFVFSPETYEEGNDLNARMFADYYGIPEDPATGSANGCLGGYLVKHGYFRDKQISIRVEQGYEIGRRSLILVNAEEKGGAIDISVGGKVIMVSRGELV, from the coding sequence TTGAAGAATCCTTTTTACATCTTAGACGTCTTTGCTCAGGAGAAGTATTCCGGTAACCAGCTTGCGGTTGTCAGGAACGCAGCTTCGATCTCAGATGCTGTTATGCAGAAGATAGCAAAGGAGATAAACTTCTCAGAGACGGCATTCATCCTCTCAGATGACAAACGCAATGGCGCATATGATGTGCGCATCTTCACTCCGGCTCATGAGATTCCTTTTGCAGGCCATCCGGTATTAGGCACGGCATATGTAATACAGCAGGAGATAATCAAAGAATGTGTCGATTCTTTAATACTCAATCTCAAGATCGGACAGATAACGGTCACTATCAATTACAAAGATAATTCTCCTGAGACATTATGGATGAGGCAGATACAGCCTGTCTTTGGTGAGGTGATAGGCGCTGAAGTTATCGCTGAAGTTCTTGGGCTTGACGCAGACGACATTGACAGCAGATATCCGGTTCAGGAAGTATCAACCGGTCTCCCATTTATCATTACTCCGCTTAAGGGAATGAAGGCGGTAAAGAAGTGCAGCATCAACAAAGATAAATATCTTGAGCTTATCAATAAGACCGAAGCCAAGGCTATCTTTGTCTTTTCGCCTGAGACTTATGAAGAGGGCAATGACCTCAATGCAAGGATGTTTGCTGACTACTATGGCATACCGGAAGATCCGGCAACCGGAAGCGCGAACGGCTGTCTTGGCGGATATCTTGTGAAGCACGGTTATTTTAGAGATAAACAAATATCCATACGTGTTGAACAGGGTTACGAGATTGGTAGGCGTTCTCTCATTCTTGTTAATGCGGAAGAGAAGGGTGGGGCTATTGATATATCAGTTGGTGGAAAGGTAATAATGGTTAGCAGAGGGGAATTGGTGTGA
- the dxs gene encoding 1-deoxy-D-xylulose-5-phosphate synthase — MHIEKIKGPDDVKKLTLEELNELAKELRETIIERVALNGGHLAPSLGVVDLTIALHYVFNSPVDKIIWDVGHQSYSHKLLTGRYNSFATIRQHGGISGFPKISESPHDSFGTGHSSTSISAALGMVAAKNHNRKNYKAIAVIGDGAMTAGLAFEGLNHAGHLKKDLIVILNDNEMSISPNVGALSAYLRKMLMGDFYTKFKKETKLLLDRFPKVGEPVLKMAKKAEDTFKGFVVPGMLFEELGFEYVGPVDGHKIEQLIETFERFKDFPGPVLIHAITKKGKGYPMAEKEPGIFHGIGPFDIETGETVSSSNVSYSEVFGRTLVSLAKDDDRIVAITAAMTEGTGLSEFVRTFPKRFYDVGIAEPHAVTFAAGLATQGVKPVVAIYSTFLQRSYDEIIHDVCLQNLPVVFAIDRAGIVGDDGPTHNGAFDLSFLRHIPNLVVMAPKDGDELQCMLKTALALNGPAAIRYPRGAAAESYEEIDIKEIPIGKAEVLKEGKDLLILAIGNMVMPSLEAAKLLVDAGIDAAVVNTRFLKPLDTGTIIKLAKETGHVLTVEENTISGGFGSAVIEEFTKAGVEGVKVRMLGIPDRFIEQGTQKLLRKELGLDTDGITKEALALVNRKTPMTHKVN; from the coding sequence ATGCATATAGAAAAGATCAAAGGCCCGGATGATGTAAAAAAGCTCACACTTGAGGAACTTAACGAGCTTGCAAAAGAGTTAAGGGAAACGATCATCGAGAGAGTCGCGCTTAACGGAGGGCATCTTGCCCCGAGCCTCGGCGTCGTTGACCTTACGATCGCGCTTCATTATGTCTTCAACTCACCGGTTGATAAGATAATCTGGGATGTAGGCCACCAGTCATATTCGCATAAGCTTCTTACAGGCAGATACAATTCTTTCGCAACCATCAGGCAGCATGGCGGCATCTCAGGATTCCCAAAAATATCTGAAAGCCCGCATGATTCCTTCGGCACAGGCCACAGCTCAACATCCATCTCTGCCGCACTGGGAATGGTTGCGGCAAAAAACCACAACCGGAAAAATTACAAAGCGATAGCTGTCATAGGCGACGGAGCCATGACTGCGGGGCTTGCCTTTGAGGGGCTGAACCATGCGGGACACCTCAAGAAAGACCTGATCGTAATACTCAATGACAACGAGATGTCCATATCACCCAATGTCGGCGCTCTCTCTGCGTATCTGAGAAAGATGCTGATGGGCGACTTTTATACAAAGTTCAAGAAAGAGACAAAACTTCTTCTGGACCGTTTCCCAAAAGTTGGAGAGCCTGTGCTCAAGATGGCTAAAAAAGCTGAAGATACCTTCAAGGGCTTTGTTGTTCCGGGAATGCTCTTTGAGGAACTCGGGTTTGAATATGTCGGCCCTGTTGACGGCCACAAGATAGAACAGCTTATTGAGACATTTGAGAGGTTCAAGGACTTCCCCGGGCCTGTGCTCATACACGCGATAACCAAAAAGGGGAAAGGGTATCCGATGGCTGAAAAAGAGCCGGGGATATTCCACGGCATCGGGCCTTTTGATATTGAAACCGGAGAGACCGTCTCTTCTTCGAATGTCTCATACAGCGAGGTATTCGGAAGGACTCTTGTTTCACTTGCAAAGGATGATGACAGGATAGTCGCTATCACAGCTGCAATGACAGAGGGCACAGGCCTTTCAGAATTCGTCAGAACATTCCCAAAGAGGTTCTATGATGTCGGTATCGCTGAACCGCATGCTGTCACATTTGCGGCAGGGCTTGCAACCCAGGGTGTCAAACCTGTAGTCGCGATCTATTCCACGTTCCTTCAGAGGTCGTATGATGAGATCATCCATGATGTATGCCTTCAGAACCTTCCTGTAGTCTTTGCCATCGACAGGGCCGGGATAGTCGGAGATGACGGGCCCACGCATAACGGCGCGTTTGACCTCTCATTTCTAAGGCACATACCTAACCTTGTAGTCATGGCTCCGAAAGACGGAGATGAGCTTCAGTGCATGCTCAAGACTGCCCTTGCACTTAACGGCCCGGCTGCGATCAGATATCCGAGAGGCGCTGCTGCCGAAAGTTATGAAGAGATAGATATTAAAGAGATACCTATAGGCAAAGCCGAGGTTCTGAAAGAGGGCAAGGACCTGCTGATACTTGCCATAGGCAATATGGTAATGCCCTCGCTTGAAGCCGCAAAGCTGCTTGTTGACGCCGGCATTGACGCCGCAGTTGTTAATACAAGATTTCTGAAACCTCTTGATACCGGAACTATAATAAAACTTGCGAAAGAGACAGGCCATGTACTTACTGTTGAGGAGAACACCATATCAGGCGGTTTCGGCAGCGCAGTGATAGAAGAGTTCACAAAGGCCGGTGTTGAAGGTGTTAAGGTCAGGATGCTCGGCATACCTGACAGGTTCATTGAACAGGGCACGCAAAAACTTCTCAGAAAAGAACTCGGACTCGATACAGACGGCATTACAAAAGAAGCGCTTGCACTTGTCAACAGGAAAACTCCCATGACACATAAAGTCAACTGA
- a CDS encoding citrate synthase, with translation MESVIKKVEELALLHDRIDPKIIREKNIKLGLRNEDGSGVIVGITSKGQVLGYEKIITGDGVEKLNPIPGKLYYCGYDVEDLVSGKEKEKRFGFEETVYLLLTGELPGKEDLKSFSKALGKRRALPEEAKEIILNRPKHDDQMGSLHNIVSAMHLFDKDPNSTDMKDVTRQCIDLIAKLPTIIAYNYQTRLMKKKDNTKLIEPDPKLSTSENFLYMLTGKVPDRFTAELFDTMLVFHAEHGGGNNSTFTTRCVSSSGANTYMAICAGIGSLSGHLHGGANEAVVRMVNDIKRKLKDWDDDEEVKAYLEMILDKKAGDRSGKIYGLGHAVYTLTDPRAVFLEKKGEELAKMAGREKEFALYKRIAKLAPGLVREKKAKIVCTNVDFYSGFVYQCMGIPEDLFTPIFAMARVSGWSAHRIEEIVQGRIIRPSFISSLKGKKSYTPMSKR, from the coding sequence ATGGAGAGTGTTATCAAGAAGGTTGAGGAGCTTGCTTTGCTGCATGACAGGATAGATCCCAAGATAATCAGGGAGAAGAATATCAAATTAGGCCTGAGGAACGAGGACGGTTCAGGCGTAATTGTCGGCATCACCAGCAAAGGGCAGGTTTTAGGATATGAGAAGATCATTACCGGCGATGGTGTGGAGAAACTAAATCCTATACCCGGAAAACTCTACTATTGCGGCTATGATGTTGAAGATCTGGTAAGCGGGAAAGAGAAGGAAAAGAGGTTCGGATTTGAAGAGACCGTCTATCTCCTTTTGACCGGAGAGCTTCCGGGGAAAGAAGACCTGAAGAGCTTTTCAAAGGCGCTTGGGAAGAGGCGCGCACTGCCTGAGGAAGCCAAGGAGATAATACTCAACAGGCCGAAGCATGACGACCAGATGGGTTCGCTTCATAACATTGTGTCAGCAATGCATCTTTTTGATAAAGACCCGAACTCCACTGATATGAAGGATGTGACCAGGCAGTGCATTGACCTGATAGCAAAGCTGCCTACGATCATAGCTTACAATTATCAGACGAGATTGATGAAGAAGAAGGACAATACGAAATTGATCGAGCCTGATCCCAAGCTCAGCACTTCCGAGAATTTTCTCTACATGCTCACAGGCAAAGTTCCTGACAGGTTCACGGCAGAACTCTTTGACACCATGCTTGTATTTCACGCAGAGCACGGCGGCGGCAACAACTCAACATTCACGACAAGGTGCGTCTCATCATCCGGGGCAAATACTTACATGGCGATCTGCGCGGGTATCGGATCTCTCTCAGGACATCTTCACGGCGGAGCGAATGAGGCTGTCGTAAGGATGGTTAATGACATCAAGCGCAAGCTGAAGGATTGGGATGATGATGAAGAAGTAAAAGCCTATCTTGAGATGATCCTTGATAAGAAAGCAGGTGACAGGTCAGGGAAGATCTATGGTTTGGGCCACGCGGTTTACACATTGACAGACCCGAGAGCGGTATTCCTGGAGAAGAAGGGAGAAGAGCTTGCGAAGATGGCAGGCAGGGAAAAGGAGTTCGCCCTTTATAAGAGGATCGCAAAGCTGGCGCCGGGGCTTGTCAGAGAAAAGAAGGCTAAGATAGTCTGCACGAATGTTGATTTCTACTCCGGCTTTGTATATCAGTGCATGGGGATACCTGAAGACCTCTTCACCCCGATATTCGCAATGGCAAGGGTCTCCGGCTGGTCAGCTCACAGGATCGAGGAGATAGTGCAGGGCAGGATAATAAGGCCCTCGTTCATTTCATCATTAAAAGGGAAGAAGAGTTATACCCCGATGTCTAAGAGGTGA
- a CDS encoding type II toxin-antitoxin system HicA family toxin has protein sequence MSKLRLVDAKTAEKLLLFLGFVRVRQKGSHAFYRHPDGRTTTLPHHKGRILSRPLLREILKEIEITVDDYNQYIEKL, from the coding sequence TTGAGCAAGCTGCGGCTTGTTGACGCAAAAACTGCTGAGAAATTATTGCTCTTCCTTGGTTTCGTTAGAGTCCGCCAGAAAGGAAGCCATGCATTTTACAGACATCCTGACGGCAGAACAACCACATTGCCTCATCACAAAGGAAGGATACTGTCCCGCCCATTACTAAGAGAAATCCTGAAAGAGATAGAAATCACTGTTGACGACTACAATCAATATATAGAAAAGCTGTGA
- a CDS encoding TlyA family RNA methyltransferase has product MKETGTKKTRLDKLIFDKGLVESRERARAAIMEGNVQVNGVVVDKAGSLVKPDAQIEVLYKMPYVSRGGLKLEQAIKEFNINVSGKRAMDVGASTGGFTDCLLQNGAMKVIAVDVGYGQFSWSLRQDERVVLIEKTNIRYLPNDIIPYKLDIITIDVSFISLLKVIPKILEFLKPSGEVVALIKPQFEAERKDIGKGGVVKDDKKRLEIVENIKNELLGMKLDVIGVTESPIKGPKGNVEYLIYFRKP; this is encoded by the coding sequence ATGAAGGAAACGGGAACAAAAAAGACGCGCCTGGATAAGCTCATCTTTGACAAAGGCCTTGTTGAAAGCAGGGAGAGGGCAAGGGCAGCCATTATGGAAGGCAATGTTCAGGTCAACGGTGTTGTTGTCGACAAGGCAGGTTCACTCGTAAAACCCGATGCGCAAATTGAAGTCCTTTATAAAATGCCTTATGTCAGCCGCGGCGGACTGAAGCTTGAGCAGGCGATAAAGGAGTTCAATATCAATGTCAGCGGCAAGCGAGCCATGGATGTCGGCGCATCAACCGGAGGCTTCACAGACTGTCTTCTGCAGAATGGCGCGATGAAGGTTATCGCAGTTGATGTCGGGTACGGCCAGTTCAGCTGGAGCCTGAGGCAGGATGAAAGGGTTGTGCTTATTGAAAAGACGAATATCAGATACCTTCCAAATGACATCATCCCGTATAAACTCGACATTATAACCATTGATGTCTCATTTATATCTCTGTTAAAGGTCATCCCCAAGATATTGGAATTTCTTAAACCTTCAGGAGAAGTTGTCGCGCTGATAAAGCCGCAGTTCGAGGCTGAAAGAAAGGACATCGGCAAGGGCGGCGTGGTAAAAGATGACAAGAAACGGCTTGAGATCGTTGAGAATATAAAGAACGAATTGCTCGGGATGAAACTTGATGTCATCGGCGTGACCGAATCGCCCATCAAAGGGCCGAAGGGGAATGTGGAGTATCTGATCTATTTCAGGAAGCCCTGA
- a CDS encoding MBL fold metallo-hydrolase: MLIKKFVVGPLQENCYIVVDEKTKHAIVIDPGDEGDRINDAIKDGGLTITAIICTHAHFDHVGAAGEIKAATGAKILIHKEDLETYNMAKEHASFWGFDVADLPDPDGFLSEGDDVKAGSLNFKVIHVPGHSPGGICLYGEGVLMVGDTIFQGSVGRTDFPGGSHERLKDSFRRLLELPDDTKVYAGHGNETTIGREKRDNFFVNEL, encoded by the coding sequence ATGTTAATAAAGAAATTTGTTGTAGGGCCGCTTCAGGAAAACTGTTATATCGTCGTAGATGAAAAGACAAAACATGCGATCGTGATCGATCCCGGTGATGAAGGCGACAGGATCAATGACGCCATAAAGGATGGTGGCCTGACTATCACCGCGATAATATGCACGCACGCCCATTTCGACCACGTGGGCGCTGCGGGAGAGATAAAGGCTGCGACAGGCGCGAAAATCCTGATACATAAAGAGGATCTTGAGACATATAACATGGCAAAAGAGCATGCCTCTTTCTGGGGCTTTGATGTGGCCGACCTTCCTGACCCTGATGGTTTCCTTTCGGAAGGGGATGATGTGAAGGCGGGCAGTCTTAACTTCAAGGTCATTCATGTCCCCGGACACAGCCCCGGCGGTATATGCCTTTATGGTGAGGGAGTTTTGATGGTTGGTGACACAATCTTTCAGGGTTCAGTGGGAAGGACTGATTTCCCGGGCGGGAGCCATGAGAGATTGAAAGATTCATTCAGGAGGCTGCTTGAGCTTCCTGATGATACAAAGGTATATGCAGGCCACGGCAACGAGACAACGATAGGCCGCGAGAAGAGAGATAACTTCTTTGTGAACGAGCTTTAA